A single region of the Drosophila takahashii strain IR98-3 E-12201 chromosome 2R, DtakHiC1v2, whole genome shotgun sequence genome encodes:
- the LOC138912437 gene encoding uncharacterized protein: MKYSDILILKKDKLMSVLIAKNVPVSGTEAIQQLRAMVEALQPTSTMELDNITEKWDDDADNVAESVPGGDDRNLDEMDEMAEILNRMTLYRARKELAELKVQVAALESGTVDRKPTIEDIESTLRNFSGDDHVGVYAWIREVDLAAATHGLSDSQRWLLGNRKLQGSARSYTMYEKTTTWKELSECLLKVLEFQMTNHEVAKQLQSRSILKGESLLQYCWTRDVRGRGRYKIHCGWLAGSHRLRSTIVLLCFSR; the protein is encoded by the coding sequence ATGAAATACTCTGACATATTGATCCTGAAAAAGGATAAACTAATGAGCGTGCTAATTGCAAAAAATGTACCAGTGAGCGGGACAGAGGCCATACAGCAGCTGCGGGCGATGGTAGAAGCCTTACAGCCAACATCTACCATGGAGTTGGACAATATTACTGAGAAATGGGATGACGATGCCGATAATGTAGCTGAGAGTGTGCCAGGAGGGGACGACCGCAATCTCGACGAAATGGACGAAATGGCCGAAATTCTGAACCGGATGACCCTGTACAGAGCCCGGAAAGAGCTTGCCGAGTTGAAAGTGCAAGTGGCTGCTTTGGAGAGCGGCACCGTGGACCGAAAGCCCACCATTGAGGATATAGAATCAACCTTGCGAAATTTCTCTGGAGATGATCACGTGGGCGTTTATGCATGGATCCGTGAGGTGGACTTGGCTGCTGCTACACACGGTTTGAGCGACTCCCAGCGTTGGCTACTGGGTAATCGCAAGCTGCAGGGGTCGGCCCGTTCATACACGATGTACGAGAAAACCACCACCTGGAAGGAACTGAGCGAGTGCCTACTAAAAGTTCTTGAGTTCCAAATGACGAACCATGAGGTTGCAAAGCAGTTGCAGAGTCGCTCAATCCTTAAAGGCGAATCGCTGCTACAATATTGCTGGACAAGGGACGTTCGAGGACGTGGACGTTACAAAATTCATTGTGGATGGCTTGCAGGATCACACCGGCTGCGCAGCACCATTGTATTACTGTGTTTCTCTCGATGA